From a region of the Panicum virgatum strain AP13 chromosome 2K, P.virgatum_v5, whole genome shotgun sequence genome:
- the LOC120681414 gene encoding tuliposide A-converting enzyme 1, chloroplastic-like, whose protein sequence is MDPSSEVVLDCPFFRIYSDRRIDHLIGTTTVPPSFDASTGVTSKDVVIDGATGLYVRLYLPDTASRSDAGSKKLPVLVYYHGGGFVTQSAASPVYQRFLNSLAARAGLLVVSVNYRLAPEHPLPAGYEDSLRALRWAVSGGGDPWLSQHGDLGRLFLAGDSAGGNIVHNVAMMAAADGEAGSGTPAAGARIEVEGAVLLHAGFGGREPIDGETTEWAAFSEKLWTFACPEATDGADDPRMNPLVAAAPSLRNLPCKRVLVCAAERDSLRPRDRAYYEALAASGWSGAVEWFETMGQEHVFFLFKPGCDEAVALMDRLVAFFAGN, encoded by the coding sequence ATGGATCCGAGCTCGGAAGTCGTACTGGACTGTCCGTTCTTCCGCATCTACAGCGACCGGCGCATCGACCACCTGATCGGCACCACCACTGTGCCGCCCAGCTTCGATGCCAGTACCGGCGTCACGTCGAAGGATGTCGTCATCGACGGCGCCACCGGCCTCTACGTTCGCCTCTACCTCCCGGACACGGCCTCCCGGTCCGACGCCGGTAGCAAGAAACTCCCCGTGCTCGTCTACTACCACGGCGGCGGTTTCGTCACCCAgtcggcggcgtcgccggtGTACCAGCGCTTCCTCAACTCCCTGGCCGCGAGGGCCGGCCTGCTCGTCGTCTCCGTGAACTACCGCCTCGCGCCCGAGCACCCGCTGCCGGCCGGCTACGAGGACTCCCTCCGCGCGCTCAGGTGGGCGGTCTCTGGCGGCGGGGACCCCTGGCTGTCGCAGCACGGCGACCTCGGCCGCCTCTTCCTGGCCGGCGACAGCGCCGGTGGGAACATCGTCCACAACGTCGCGATGATGGCCGCGGCCGACGGCGAAGCGGGCTcgggcacgccggcggcgggggcgcggatCGAGGTCGAGGGCGCGGTCCTGCTCCACGCGGGGTTCGGCGGGAGGGAGCCCATCGACGGGGAGACGACGGAGTGGGCGGCGTTCTCGGAGAAGCTGTGGACGTTCGCGTGCCCCGAGGCGACGGACGGCGCGGACGATCCGCGGATGAACCCCTTGGTCGCCGCGGCGCCGAGCCTGCGGAACCTGCCGTGCAAGAGGGTCCtcgtctgcgcggcggagcgggacTCGCTGCGGCCGAGGGACAGGGCGTACTACGAGGCCCTCGCGGCGAGCGGGTGGAGCGGCGCGGTGGAGTGGTTCGAGACCATGGGCCAGGAGcatgtcttcttcctcttcaagcCCGGTTGCGATGAGGCCGTGGCGCTCATGGACCGGCTCGTCGCTTTCTTCGCAGGAAACTGA
- the LOC120681418 gene encoding probable carboxylesterase 7, with product MPDLSRRVVCLALLVAALAALLLRLPICRRLLNPRVTMDPDSEVEFEMQGVMRMYKSGRVERFDGNETVPPSPAGDPGSGVASKDVVLDPAAGVSARLYLPPGVEPGRRLPVVVFFHGGAFLVHTAASPLYHMYAASLAAAAPALVVSVDYHLAPEHRLPAAYDDAFAALKAVVAACRADGAEAEAEPWLAAHGDASRVVLAGDSAGANMAHNAAIRLRKEPIDGYGDTVSGVVLLHPYFWGKEPVGAEPTDPGYRAFFDPTWEFICGGKFGPDHPYINPMAAPEEWRQLGCRRLLVTTAEQCWFVERARAYAEGIKKCGWDGELEFYETKGEGHVFFLPKHGSDNAVKELAVVADFVRRC from the coding sequence ATGCCCGATCTGTCGCGACGGGTGGTCTGCTTGGCTCTCCTCGTTGCCGCGCTCGCCGCtctgctcctccggctcccgATCTGCAGGCGCCTCCTCAACCCCCGAGTCACCATGGACCCCGACTCCGAGGTCGAGTTCGAGATGCAGGGCGTGATGCGCATGTACAAGAGCGGCCGCGTCGAGCGCTTCGACGGCAACGAGACCGTCCCGCCCTCCCCCGCCGGCGACCCAGGCAGCGGCGTCGCGTCCAAGGACGTCGTCCTCGACCCCGCCGCAGGCGTCTCCGCCCGCCTCTACCTCCCGCCCGGGGTGGAGCCAGGCAGGAGGCTCCCCGTCGTCGTGTTCTTCCACGGCGGCGCGTTCCTGGTCcacaccgccgcctccccgctcTACCACATGtacgccgcctccctcgccgccgcggcccccgccCTCGTCGTCTCCGTCGACTACCACCTCGCGCCCGAGcatcgcctccccgccgcctacGACGACGCGTTCGCGGCCCTCAAGGCGGTCGTCGCCGCGTGCCGCGCGGAcggcgccgaggccgaggccgagcccTGGCTCGCCGCGCACGGCGACGCCTCCCGCGTCGTCCTCGCCGGGGACAGCGCCGGCGCCAACATGGCGCACAACGCCGCGATACGGCTGCGGAAGGAACCCATCGATGGCTACGGCGACACGGTCAGCGGCGTTGTGCTCCTGCACCCGTACTTCTGGGGGAAGGAGCCGGTGGGCGCGGAGCCCACGGACCCCGGGTACCGCGCCTTTTTCGACCCCACGTGGGAGTTCATCTGCGGCGGGAAGTTCGGCCCCGACCACCCGTACATCAACCCgatggcggcgccggaggaATGGAGGCAGCTCGGGTGCCGCCGCTTGCTGGTGACCACGGCGGAGCAGTGCTGGTTCGTGGAGAGGGCGCGGGCGTACGCGGAGGGGATCAAGAAGTGCGGGTGGGACGGGGAGCTCGAGTTCTACGAGACCAAGGGCGAGGGGCACGTCTTCTTCTTGCCCAAGCACGGCAGCGACAACGCCGTCAAGGAGCTCGCCGTCGTGGCCGACTTTGTCAGGCGCTGTTGA